One stretch of Candidatus Bathyarchaeia archaeon DNA includes these proteins:
- a CDS encoding UbiA family prenyltransferase produces the protein MSKTSAKGLLALLRLPYWLMTGGLALLTAFAITKGAFPSLQLIPLIFFSMAFIASAGFAINDFFDKESDAVIKPKRPLPSGSLSLKQVLAVSGVLFAAGLLLAALINWLSFAILLADSALLMLYSWLVKRKSGFAANLLMGLLTGTAFLYGEATISGTVTLISLSLYPIAFGTIGGNVLRDILSLEGDSKVGYPTLPQKIGNPKSATVAAVFFVACGLLAPLPYCIGEFSVYYLPLILIWSALLLYSSVRLVTSPATVANVRKYERLITMSMILLPLSLILEALSTTIGGLL, from the coding sequence TTGAGCAAAACATCCGCCAAAGGGCTCCTCGCACTTCTGCGGTTACCCTACTGGCTCATGACCGGCGGGCTTGCGCTGCTGACAGCGTTCGCCATAACCAAAGGCGCTTTTCCCAGCCTACAGTTGATTCCGCTGATTTTCTTCTCGATGGCATTCATAGCTTCAGCGGGGTTTGCCATAAACGACTTTTTTGACAAAGAAAGCGACGCAGTCATCAAACCCAAACGCCCCCTTCCCTCAGGTTCCTTGTCGCTTAAACAGGTGCTTGCAGTTTCCGGGGTGCTGTTCGCGGCTGGTTTGCTTTTGGCGGCTCTAATCAACTGGCTAAGCTTCGCCATTTTGTTGGCTGATTCTGCTTTGCTGATGCTTTACTCTTGGCTGGTGAAGCGCAAATCGGGTTTTGCAGCTAATCTTTTGATGGGGCTCTTAACGGGTACCGCTTTCTTGTATGGCGAAGCCACAATATCTGGCACAGTGACTTTGATTTCACTTAGTTTGTATCCGATTGCGTTTGGCACCATCGGCGGCAACGTGCTCCGCGACATCCTCAGCCTTGAAGGCGACTCAAAAGTGGGGTACCCCACATTGCCCCAGAAAATCGGCAATCCTAAATCCGCCACAGTTGCAGCAGTGTTTTTTGTGGCTTGTGGGTTGCTTGCGCCTTTGCCTTACTGTATCGGCGAGTTCTCGGTGTATTATTTGCCGCTTATCCTGATTTGGAGTGCTCTGCTGCTTTACTCGTCAGTGCGTTTGGTAACCTCGCCTGCGACGGTTGCGAATGTGCGTAAATACGAGCGGTTAATTACCATGTCCATGATTCTTCTCCCGTTATCTCTCATACTTGAAGCTCTTTCCACGACAATTGGAGGCCTACTGTAA
- a CDS encoding NTP transferase domain-containing protein codes for MKIPALIMAGGKGTRMGLAVEKPLVPFLGKPLLDWVVNAATSAKKVSRFYVVTSPNTTKTQAYCQRKGWPIIMTNAKGYHEDLKQAVAKEGLRCPMLTVPADVPALTGEALDKIVTAYEKCGKDYLAVFVPIEKREELGLSISSTDEYKGVWYAVSGVNIVNGIRVQEEGKIETSAIISQDTEVLLNINTVRDLEIAQNLMLQQKKKKK; via the coding sequence GTGAAGATTCCCGCTTTAATTATGGCTGGCGGCAAAGGCACCCGCATGGGATTAGCGGTGGAGAAGCCATTGGTGCCGTTTTTGGGCAAGCCGCTGCTAGATTGGGTTGTCAACGCGGCAACTTCGGCGAAAAAGGTTTCGCGGTTTTACGTGGTCACAAGCCCAAACACGACAAAAACGCAGGCGTACTGCCAAAGGAAAGGTTGGCCGATAATCATGACTAACGCCAAAGGCTACCATGAGGACCTTAAGCAGGCTGTGGCAAAAGAGGGACTACGCTGTCCTATGTTGACTGTCCCCGCAGATGTACCTGCGTTGACGGGCGAAGCTTTGGATAAAATTGTCACGGCTTACGAGAAGTGTGGCAAGGATTATTTGGCGGTGTTTGTGCCCATTGAGAAACGGGAGGAGTTGGGGCTGTCGATTTCCTCCACCGACGAATACAAAGGCGTTTGGTATGCGGTTTCAGGCGTGAACATAGTCAATGGGATACGGGTGCAGGAAGAAGGCAAAATCGAAACCAGCGCCATCATAAGCCAAGACACCGAAGTCCTGCTTAACATCAACACCGTCAGGGACTTGGAGATTGCCCAAAACCTAATGTTGCAGCAGAAAAAGAAGAAGAAATAG
- a CDS encoding Lrp/AsnC family transcriptional regulator yields MTAGKISEIDAKILKTLLVESRTSFTEIANHCGISVSAVRKRYNLLKDAGIINGEIMQVNPYAFDYKCVCDIGITASIKNEKEIIQKLNTTYSIGAVIGPWGKFNIKLLVALRRIDQLPRILHDIEADYRTKTVDTLIWTEPVHMDHPENLSIGPLTAHATQEEHFSLIEKAHENTPIDEKDLSIARILSVNSRTPFSEIGEKLDLSTASVIQRYKKLRKNLLTLSTITVDLNKLGYNAMMHTLIKVANKSKIGEVHAKLLEIPNLIVAIKYLGTYDFLTLSAIRDFNEFFSIKDKIRAINEVEKEETFLWQAFPKWPANVFAPILNSQHITHNRG; encoded by the coding sequence ATGACAGCGGGGAAGATTAGCGAAATCGACGCAAAAATTCTGAAAACCTTGCTGGTAGAATCACGCACAAGCTTCACCGAAATCGCCAATCACTGCGGAATTTCAGTTTCCGCCGTAAGAAAACGGTACAACCTCCTCAAGGACGCAGGAATAATCAATGGCGAAATCATGCAAGTAAACCCCTATGCGTTTGATTACAAATGCGTCTGCGACATTGGAATCACCGCATCAATCAAGAACGAAAAAGAAATCATACAAAAACTCAACACCACCTACAGCATAGGCGCTGTCATTGGACCTTGGGGAAAATTTAACATAAAACTCCTTGTTGCCTTAAGAAGAATAGACCAGCTTCCAAGAATCCTTCACGACATAGAGGCAGACTACCGAACAAAAACAGTGGACACACTGATATGGACAGAACCAGTGCATATGGACCACCCTGAAAACTTATCCATTGGCCCCCTAACAGCCCATGCTACACAAGAAGAACACTTCAGCCTTATCGAAAAGGCACACGAAAACACACCCATTGACGAGAAAGACCTAAGCATCGCAAGAATCCTTTCCGTGAACTCGCGGACGCCATTTAGCGAAATTGGGGAAAAGCTTGACCTCTCCACAGCAAGCGTAATCCAGCGATACAAAAAACTCCGAAAAAACTTGCTAACGCTCTCCACAATCACAGTTGACTTAAACAAACTGGGCTACAACGCCATGATGCATACCCTCATAAAAGTAGCAAATAAGAGCAAGATTGGTGAGGTTCATGCAAAACTGCTGGAAATACCCAATTTGATTGTTGCAATAAAGTACCTTGGAACCTACGACTTCTTAACCTTGAGCGCAATCAGAGATTTCAACGAGTTCTTTAGCATAAAAGATAAAATCCGCGCCATAAACGAGGTAGAAAAAGAAGAAACCTTTCTGTGGCAGGCTTTTCCAAAATGGCCCGCGAATGTCTTTGCACCAATTCTAAATTCACAGCACATCACACATAACAGGGGTTAA
- a CDS encoding NAD-dependent epimerase/dehydratase family protein encodes MTQLKGKRILVTGGAGFIGFHLTKKLLELGADVTIYDNLSSGKIKNLEDNPQANFVKGDILDLQQLLSLPRFDLIYHLAAQVVVPYSMENPTSDFETNAHGTVNVLEKARKDNAQMVFASSAAVYGNPTLFPTPESYGFHPFSCYGLSKVVGEEYCQIYTMQYGLKITVARFANVYGSRCHGVINDFLDKLQKNPEKLEIIGTGQQSRDFVHVFDIANALVLCADEAAFGKTFNLGFGKTTKIVELAQMMLNILGLTDKTVVTTTGQSWQGDVTAIWFDISKAQTELGWTPKVLLVDHLQNLIAERKMI; translated from the coding sequence ATGACACAACTCAAAGGCAAAAGAATCCTGGTGACAGGTGGCGCAGGATTCATCGGGTTCCACCTGACCAAGAAACTGCTTGAATTAGGTGCAGACGTAACCATTTACGACAACCTCAGCAGCGGCAAAATCAAAAATCTTGAGGATAACCCTCAAGCAAATTTTGTCAAAGGCGACATCCTTGACTTACAACAGCTTTTGAGCTTACCCCGATTTGACTTAATTTACCATTTGGCAGCCCAAGTTGTGGTTCCTTACAGCATGGAAAACCCCACTTCGGACTTTGAGACAAACGCCCACGGAACTGTCAACGTGCTAGAGAAAGCCCGTAAGGATAATGCACAAATGGTTTTTGCTTCCAGCGCCGCAGTTTATGGTAATCCAACCTTATTCCCGACACCTGAATCCTATGGTTTTCATCCCTTCAGCTGCTACGGTTTAAGCAAAGTTGTCGGCGAGGAATATTGTCAAATTTACACAATGCAATACGGCTTAAAAATCACGGTCGCTCGTTTTGCCAATGTCTATGGCTCACGCTGTCATGGTGTCATCAATGACTTCTTAGATAAACTTCAGAAAAACCCTGAAAAGTTGGAAATCATTGGCACTGGTCAGCAAAGTCGCGATTTTGTGCATGTTTTTGACATCGCTAACGCTTTAGTGCTCTGCGCAGATGAAGCTGCCTTTGGGAAAACCTTTAACTTGGGTTTTGGCAAAACCACCAAGATTGTTGAGCTTGCTCAGATGATGCTAAACATCCTTGGGTTAACCGACAAAACAGTGGTCACTACAACAGGGCAATCATGGCAAGGAGACGTAACCGCCATTTGGTTTGATATTTCTAAAGCCCAAACAGAGCTCGGTTGGACCCCAAAGGTCCTCCTTGTGGATCACCTGCAAAACCTTATCGCTGAGAGGAAAATGATTTGA
- a CDS encoding PQQ-binding-like beta-propeller repeat protein, whose amino-acid sequence MAFTFALLMILAALVPVAFCHDPPLTLTTYAYVAASPNPVGVNQQVFIVMWIDKVPPTAGGIGGDRWTDYTVEITKPDGTTETLGPFYSDSTSSAYTLYTPDQIGTYNLFFNYPGQTLSLYNPTNGIPGLPSDSVGDIYLGSSATATLTVQQEQIQPVEDYPLPTGYWTRPIDGANSQWACIASNYLGSPQIYNGAVQPDGSAPNSAHVMWAKPLQDGGVVGGSNTGVFGATYYTGLSYEGKFTNPIIMYGRLYYPLPRSNDPTGNGYACVDLRTGEEIFIKNATKPWYGQLYWYDSMNQHGVISNGYLWTSEGTTWSAYDPSNGNWLFNETNVPANVATSPLVGTLGGKIVYGPDGSIDIYQLNVAGKWMAMWNNTAALELAGELGTGTGAYQWRPVGKVVDASNAYSWNVTIPELPPGSNIWYVIPDDLVLGSTQTFGGMMGTTGAIWALSLKPETKGQLLWMTDYVQPAGDLTRSMGPVDTVNRVFTMMDKETMQWIGFNLDTGARLWGPVGDPAAWNYYGSPGFSPSGQLGYTAYGRLYTAGYGGVLYCYDTNNGNLLWTYGNGGEGNSTNSGLDTPYGNYPLFMGAIADGKVYCYTGEHSPNSPLYKGVKVRCIDAYTGTEKWVIQSWGGVGAFGQMNWPVADGYLIYLNNYDGRIYCIGKGPSATTVEAPMSGAAAGSVITIRGTVTDQSSGATGTPCISDADMGVWMEYLYMQKPMPNTVTGVPVTLTAVGSDGARYPIGTAVSDMGGSFGISWTPPSAGTYEIIANFTGTESYGGSYATTFVAVGSAGALPAVSAPTLAPTMASPSVAPNPQSGVGTEIYIVISAVVVIIAVAVAAVLLRRRK is encoded by the coding sequence ATGGCTTTTACTTTTGCCCTGCTTATGATTCTCGCTGCCCTTGTTCCCGTTGCTTTCTGTCATGACCCGCCTTTAACCTTGACAACCTATGCGTACGTGGCTGCTTCACCTAACCCCGTTGGAGTCAATCAACAAGTATTCATCGTTATGTGGATTGACAAAGTTCCCCCTACCGCAGGAGGAATCGGTGGAGACCGCTGGACAGACTACACAGTTGAAATAACTAAACCCGATGGTACAACAGAAACCTTGGGTCCGTTTTACTCGGATTCAACCTCGTCAGCATACACCCTATACACACCTGACCAAATTGGCACATACAATTTGTTCTTCAACTATCCTGGACAAACCCTATCCCTGTACAACCCAACCAACGGCATTCCAGGCTTGCCTAGCGATTCTGTCGGCGACATCTACCTTGGCAGCAGCGCAACCGCGACCCTAACAGTGCAACAAGAACAAATTCAACCCGTCGAAGACTATCCCCTTCCAACAGGCTACTGGACACGTCCCATTGATGGAGCAAATTCCCAGTGGGCATGCATAGCCTCAAACTACCTTGGTTCTCCACAAATCTACAACGGTGCCGTCCAACCTGACGGTTCAGCGCCCAACAGCGCTCACGTAATGTGGGCTAAACCACTGCAGGATGGCGGTGTCGTTGGAGGAAGCAACACTGGCGTTTTTGGCGCAACCTACTATACGGGGCTTTCATATGAAGGAAAATTCACCAACCCCATAATCATGTACGGAAGACTCTACTACCCGCTCCCCCGCAGCAATGACCCCACTGGAAATGGCTATGCATGCGTTGATTTACGCACTGGCGAAGAGATTTTCATAAAGAATGCAACTAAACCGTGGTATGGACAACTCTACTGGTACGATTCAATGAACCAGCACGGCGTAATCTCGAACGGGTACCTGTGGACCAGTGAAGGCACAACATGGTCCGCGTATGACCCATCTAACGGCAACTGGCTTTTCAACGAAACTAATGTTCCTGCAAACGTAGCAACGTCCCCACTTGTAGGCACCTTAGGCGGGAAAATCGTGTACGGTCCAGATGGCAGCATCGACATTTATCAGCTGAACGTGGCTGGAAAATGGATGGCAATGTGGAACAACACCGCGGCGTTAGAGTTGGCTGGCGAATTAGGCACAGGCACAGGTGCATATCAGTGGAGACCCGTAGGCAAAGTCGTTGATGCAAGCAACGCGTACTCCTGGAACGTCACCATACCTGAATTGCCTCCTGGCTCAAATATCTGGTACGTTATCCCCGACGACTTAGTGCTGGGCAGCACCCAAACCTTCGGCGGTATGATGGGTACCACTGGCGCAATTTGGGCTCTAAGCCTAAAGCCTGAAACAAAAGGTCAATTGTTGTGGATGACCGATTACGTGCAGCCTGCAGGTGACCTCACGCGGTCAATGGGTCCAGTAGATACAGTCAACCGCGTATTCACCATGATGGACAAAGAAACAATGCAGTGGATAGGCTTCAATCTGGACACTGGCGCACGTCTATGGGGTCCAGTTGGAGACCCCGCAGCTTGGAACTATTATGGCTCTCCAGGCTTTAGCCCCTCTGGGCAATTAGGCTACACCGCTTATGGTCGCCTTTACACAGCGGGCTACGGCGGAGTTCTCTACTGCTACGACACCAACAACGGCAACCTTCTGTGGACGTACGGTAACGGCGGCGAAGGCAACAGCACAAACAGCGGGCTCGACACCCCATACGGCAACTACCCCTTGTTTATGGGTGCAATTGCGGACGGCAAAGTCTACTGCTACACTGGTGAGCACTCGCCTAACTCGCCTTTGTACAAAGGTGTGAAGGTACGTTGCATCGATGCATACACGGGCACAGAAAAGTGGGTCATACAAAGCTGGGGCGGTGTTGGCGCCTTTGGACAAATGAACTGGCCAGTCGCAGACGGCTACCTCATATACCTCAACAACTATGACGGGCGCATCTACTGTATCGGTAAAGGTCCAAGTGCAACAACTGTTGAAGCGCCAATGAGCGGTGCTGCAGCGGGCTCGGTGATAACCATAAGAGGCACAGTTACCGACCAGTCTTCAGGCGCAACAGGAACACCCTGCATTTCAGACGCTGACATGGGCGTATGGATGGAGTACTTGTATATGCAAAAACCAATGCCAAACACTGTTACTGGAGTCCCAGTGACTTTGACCGCGGTTGGCTCTGACGGCGCAAGATACCCAATTGGCACTGCAGTAAGCGATATGGGTGGAAGCTTTGGAATCAGTTGGACTCCACCATCGGCGGGAACGTATGAAATCATTGCGAACTTTACCGGAACTGAATCCTATGGCGGCTCATATGCGACAACTTTCGTAGCAGTTGGTTCAGCAGGTGCATTGCCCGCGGTTAGTGCACCTACTTTGGCGCCTACAATGGCGTCGCCTTCGGTTGCACCAAACCCGCAAAGTGGCGTTGGCACAGAAATCTACATTGTCATCTCCGCTGTAGTTGTCATCATCGCAGTAGCTGTTGCAGCAGTCCTCCTTAGACGACGAAAATAA
- a CDS encoding adenosylcobinamide-GDP ribazoletransferase yields the protein MSKMNAINTFRDLLAFLTIIPLGKTEDFISTSARNMWLFPLIGGFLGLLAAGYFVGCNIIVAFLVDAVNFLVHIQVGWLAGVLPAAMTLAVLLILTGFQHFDGLVDLGNALGVKTLQERREIAHRWIVTYKGALLAFAVEFAAFLGLFMLNVNFAVRALIVAEIGAKLAMLTIVWHGKASHEGLGARFIRNAKRSLNIAGFAVAFVIGFALLGVAGVLVVAVAALFGLFMEKVANGMFGGVSGDMIGATNEAARAVVLVVVALIFMFVSGLFWGGLML from the coding sequence ATGTCGAAGATGAATGCTATAAATACTTTTAGGGATTTGCTAGCGTTCCTCACAATTATCCCCTTAGGCAAAACTGAGGATTTCATCTCGACAAGTGCACGAAATATGTGGCTTTTCCCGTTAATCGGCGGGTTTTTGGGGCTGCTCGCCGCAGGATACTTTGTAGGATGCAACATAATTGTGGCTTTTCTGGTTGACGCAGTGAACTTTTTGGTACACATACAGGTAGGTTGGTTGGCAGGGGTTTTGCCCGCAGCAATGACTTTAGCGGTTCTGCTGATTTTGACAGGTTTTCAGCATTTTGACGGGCTAGTGGATTTAGGCAACGCACTCGGAGTTAAGACACTGCAGGAACGCAGAGAAATAGCTCACCGCTGGATAGTCACCTACAAAGGCGCGTTGCTGGCGTTTGCGGTGGAGTTTGCAGCGTTTCTGGGGCTGTTCATGCTAAACGTGAACTTTGCAGTCCGAGCTCTAATTGTTGCGGAAATCGGCGCTAAACTTGCAATGTTAACCATCGTTTGGCATGGCAAAGCATCCCACGAAGGCTTAGGTGCACGATTTATCCGCAACGCAAAACGCAGCCTCAACATCGCGGGTTTTGCGGTTGCATTCGTGATTGGCTTTGCCCTGTTGGGGGTAGCGGGGGTTTTGGTTGTTGCCGTGGCGGCTTTGTTTGGGTTATTTATGGAGAAGGTGGCTAACGGCATGTTTGGCGGAGTCAGCGGCGACATGATTGGCGCAACCAACGAGGCAGCCAGAGCGGTGGTTTTGGTTGTGGTGGCTTTGATTTTTATGTTTGTTTCGGGACTGTTCTGGGGAGGTTTGATGCTGTGA
- a CDS encoding Kelch repeat-containing protein: MASVYKVSWFEANKVLRMQTPKATLHLIIVLFALTCAFSTVQGSLPLDLPLPSQTNPPPDSWSTAAPMPTNRWQFGVTVVNQKIYAVGGMADSPSGPVRLNTTEEFDPATNTWTTKQPMPFPTVPLSRFSFGVTSVGGKVYAFGVDNYSEPVAVEVLVYDPVVDQWENKVALPLDASAETIVIANAVGDKIYVMGNSDSGLFNQEYDPATQTWATKATPQISPVGCSSCVSDGKIYLLGEALNPEADTTSLQVYNPQTDTWSSLAPLSSLMSLSSGSAAATSGVNALRRLYFFGTFNGSTGAGFMYDPATDSWSAISSLSERLEFFRVANVNDQLFAIGGFLSPVISGYPDHTFVYTPFGYGNSQTSTPEPFFEIPSLLPVVAIAVAVVFVVGFVLVVVMKRKR; the protein is encoded by the coding sequence GTGGCATCAGTTTATAAGGTCAGCTGGTTTGAAGCTAACAAGGTACTGCGCATGCAAACCCCCAAAGCAACACTGCACCTGATAATTGTCCTATTTGCCTTAACCTGTGCCTTCTCTACGGTTCAGGGCAGTCTACCCCTTGACTTGCCTTTGCCGTCGCAGACAAACCCGCCTCCAGATTCATGGAGCACCGCCGCCCCTATGCCTACTAACCGCTGGCAATTCGGAGTAACCGTTGTCAACCAAAAAATCTACGCTGTGGGCGGCATGGCAGACTCCCCGAGTGGGCCAGTCAGGCTTAACACCACGGAAGAATTTGACCCCGCCACCAACACTTGGACAACCAAGCAGCCGATGCCCTTTCCAACTGTGCCGCTCTCAAGATTTTCCTTTGGTGTAACAAGCGTTGGCGGCAAGGTTTACGCTTTTGGCGTGGATAACTACTCGGAGCCCGTGGCGGTGGAGGTTTTGGTGTATGACCCGGTGGTGGACCAGTGGGAAAACAAAGTAGCCCTGCCCCTAGATGCTTCCGCGGAAACAATTGTTATTGCAAATGCTGTAGGCGACAAAATCTATGTTATGGGCAACAGCGACAGCGGTTTATTTAACCAAGAATATGACCCCGCCACGCAAACTTGGGCAACCAAGGCGACTCCTCAGATTAGCCCCGTCGGCTGCTCCTCATGTGTTTCTGACGGCAAAATCTACCTTTTAGGCGAAGCGCTTAACCCTGAAGCAGACACCACTTCTCTGCAAGTCTACAACCCGCAAACGGACACTTGGTCCAGTCTGGCGCCTCTTTCCTCTCTGATGTCTCTGTCCTCTGGTTCCGCTGCGGCAACCTCAGGAGTTAACGCGCTACGGCGACTTTACTTCTTTGGCACATTTAACGGCTCAACAGGTGCAGGCTTCATGTATGATCCCGCAACAGACAGTTGGTCCGCCATCTCTTCTTTGTCTGAACGCCTCGAATTCTTTAGAGTTGCAAACGTGAATGACCAACTCTTCGCTATCGGCGGCTTCCTTTCGCCTGTCATTTCAGGCTACCCCGATCACACATTTGTCTACACACCATTTGGCTACGGCAACTCCCAGACGTCGACGCCTGAACCCTTTTTTGAAATCCCATCACTGCTGCCTGTTGTAGCCATAGCCGTCGCCGTAGTTTTTGTGGTCGGTTTTGTCTTAGTGGTGGTTATGAAAAGAAAACGGTAG
- a CDS encoding PQQ-binding-like beta-propeller repeat protein — translation MSINFRQFPKKHTSGKIAGISGLAFALLILFSLIAATPSATAHTPTWDIPTYAYISVSPNPVGVNQQMFVVMWLDKVLPGAMIDNDIRFYDYKLTITKPDGTTETRQFPVVSDTTSSQFALFTPTEVGTYTFKFEYPGQTFTWTGDYQNDNYLPSSAETTLTVQPDEVQSAPNYPLPTTYWTRPIEGQNTGWEYIASNYLKPNGAEFGSFANRLQPDGLAPDSAHIMWTQPLQDGGVVGGTNVGVSGATYYTGLSYEGRFTSPIIMQGRLYYAEPLSNSVLGGFNDLVGGKYFCVDLQTGEQIWSKNFAVNPTFGQLYDYESPNQHGVIPYLWAVSGTTWIAYEPSTGEWLFNLTNVPSGTNVYGPNGEIMRYVFDNTNHWLACWNNTAAFYNGTSTTVPGQVAEVSGAGIYYWRPVGKVIDASTAYSFNVTIPALPAGSSIAAVVDDLVLGNTPTTVSGQRWGSLDYTFWALSLKPETRGQLLWQKDYSAPAGNLTRQIYAVDPTTRTFLLNDKETMQWLAYSIDDGHLLWGPIGDTRDFNYYGTVGMGSAGQAGFAAYGNLYTAGYGGELFCYDISTGSLLWKYNETYSGTENAWGMYPLFIGAIADGKVYCYTGEHSPNAPESKGSLVRCINATTGEEIWTLMSWAAIGSFGAEGFPIADGYMVYLNTYDMQVYCIGKGPSATTVTAPQPIISEGTNILLTGTVIDQSAGAKELVESGEFNVAAAMSDESMSEWMQYLYMQKPAPTDPTGVTVKLTATDPNGNSQDIGNAVTDINGKYGITWTPPVAGTYHVTATFESTNSYWGSQDTTYFVVSPSASPQPTSINPTAAPTQTPQSSPTVSSPVSPSPSEAPQPTSAGTPTMTYIAIAAAFVIIAVVAAAVILRRRK, via the coding sequence TTGAGTATAAATTTTAGACAATTTCCTAAAAAACATACCAGCGGTAAGATCGCTGGCATATCTGGACTTGCTTTTGCTTTGCTTATACTCTTCTCGCTGATTGCTGCGACGCCATCTGCTACTGCTCACACACCCACATGGGACATACCAACCTACGCCTACATTTCGGTTTCTCCCAATCCAGTGGGAGTTAACCAGCAAATGTTCGTTGTAATGTGGCTTGACAAAGTACTGCCCGGCGCAATGATAGACAACGACATTCGATTCTACGACTACAAGCTCACCATCACAAAACCTGATGGAACCACGGAAACACGACAGTTTCCAGTAGTTTCAGACACAACCTCATCGCAATTTGCACTTTTCACACCTACTGAAGTTGGAACATACACTTTCAAATTTGAATACCCCGGACAAACATTCACATGGACTGGTGACTACCAAAACGACAACTATTTACCAAGCAGTGCAGAAACAACCCTAACAGTACAACCAGACGAAGTTCAATCGGCACCAAACTATCCGCTTCCAACCACTTACTGGACCCGCCCAATTGAGGGTCAAAACACTGGTTGGGAATACATAGCCTCAAACTATCTTAAACCAAACGGAGCTGAATTCGGGAGCTTTGCAAATCGTTTACAACCCGATGGTTTAGCGCCAGACAGTGCTCACATTATGTGGACGCAACCCCTTCAAGATGGTGGAGTGGTTGGCGGCACCAATGTTGGCGTTAGCGGAGCAACATACTATACGGGGCTTTCTTATGAAGGACGATTCACATCCCCCATCATAATGCAAGGTCGACTATACTATGCTGAACCACTAAGCAACAGCGTTCTAGGCGGATTCAATGACTTAGTAGGCGGCAAATATTTCTGCGTAGACTTGCAAACAGGAGAGCAAATTTGGAGCAAGAATTTCGCTGTTAATCCCACCTTCGGTCAACTTTACGACTACGAATCACCTAACCAACACGGCGTTATTCCATACCTATGGGCAGTTAGCGGCACAACCTGGATTGCTTATGAACCATCAACAGGCGAGTGGCTATTCAATTTGACAAATGTTCCTTCAGGCACTAATGTCTACGGTCCAAACGGAGAAATAATGCGATACGTGTTCGACAACACTAATCATTGGCTGGCATGTTGGAACAACACTGCAGCATTCTATAACGGCACCTCCACAACCGTTCCTGGCCAAGTTGCCGAGGTCTCTGGAGCAGGCATCTACTACTGGCGACCCGTTGGAAAAGTAATCGACGCAAGCACAGCCTACTCTTTTAACGTAACAATACCTGCCTTGCCTGCAGGCTCATCCATCGCTGCTGTCGTAGACGATTTAGTGCTTGGCAATACTCCCACGACCGTCTCGGGACAAAGATGGGGCTCATTGGATTACACCTTCTGGGCTTTAAGTTTGAAACCTGAGACAAGAGGTCAACTATTGTGGCAGAAGGACTACAGCGCACCCGCAGGAAACCTCACTAGACAAATATATGCAGTAGACCCAACAACCCGCACTTTCCTGCTCAACGACAAAGAGACTATGCAATGGCTCGCCTACAGCATAGACGATGGACATTTGCTTTGGGGCCCAATTGGTGATACCCGCGACTTCAACTACTACGGCACTGTGGGCATGGGTAGCGCTGGTCAAGCAGGTTTTGCAGCCTACGGCAATCTTTACACAGCTGGATACGGTGGCGAACTCTTCTGCTACGACATCTCAACTGGTAGCTTGCTGTGGAAATATAACGAAACCTACAGCGGAACCGAAAACGCCTGGGGCATGTACCCGCTTTTCATAGGTGCAATTGCGGACGGCAAAGTCTACTGCTACACCGGTGAACACTCCCCCAACGCCCCCGAAAGCAAAGGATCCCTAGTACGCTGCATCAACGCAACCACAGGCGAAGAAATCTGGACCCTGATGAGCTGGGCTGCCATCGGCTCTTTCGGAGCAGAAGGCTTTCCAATCGCCGACGGCTACATGGTGTACCTTAACACCTACGACATGCAAGTCTACTGCATCGGCAAAGGACCCAGCGCAACCACTGTCACGGCTCCCCAACCAATAATTTCAGAAGGAACCAACATTCTGCTGACAGGCACCGTCATAGATCAGAGTGCAGGCGCCAAAGAACTTGTGGAAAGCGGCGAATTCAATGTAGCTGCAGCTATGTCTGACGAGAGCATGAGTGAATGGATGCAGTACCTATACATGCAAAAACCTGCCCCAACTGACCCAACCGGCGTTACTGTGAAATTAACCGCCACAGACCCCAACGGCAACTCCCAAGACATCGGCAACGCAGTCACCGACATAAACGGCAAATACGGCATAACTTGGACTCCACCAGTGGCAGGAACCTACCACGTGACCGCAACTTTCGAAAGCACGAACTCTTACTGGGGCTCACAGGACACAACATACTTTGTTGTCAGTCCCAGTGCCTCTCCACAGCCTACCTCAATAAACCCAACCGCCGCACCAACACAGACACCCCAATCCTCCCCAACCGTATCATCACCCGTTTCGCCTTCCCCCAGTGAAGCTCCACAACCCACCAGCGCAGGCACCCCAACAATGACCTACATTGCAATCGCCGCTGCATTCGTAATCATAGCCGTAGTTGCCGCCGCAGTGATTCTCCGCCGACGGAAATAG